One genomic region from Pongo abelii isolate AG06213 chromosome 4, NHGRI_mPonAbe1-v2.0_pri, whole genome shotgun sequence encodes:
- the BASP1 gene encoding brain acid soluble protein 1, which yields MGGKLSKKKKGYNVNDEKAKEKDKKAEGAATEEEGTPKETEPQAAAEPAEAKEGKEKPEQDAEGKAEEKEGEKDAAAAKEEAPKAEPEKTDGAAEAKAEPPKAPEQEQAAPGPAAGGEAPKAAEAAAAPAESAAPAAGEEPSKEEGEPKKTEAPAAPAAQETKSDGAPASDSKPGSSEAAPSSKETPAATEAPSSTPKAQAPAASAEEPKPVEAPAANSDQTVAVKE from the coding sequence ATGGGAGGCAAGCTCAGCAAGAAGAAGAAGGGCTACAATGTGAACGACGAGAAAGCGAAGGAGAAAGACAAGAAGGCTGAGGGCGCGGCGACGGAAGAGGAGGGGACCCCGAAGGAGACCGAGCCCCAGGCGGCCGCGGAGCCCgccgaggccaaggagggcaaGGAGAAGCCCGAGCAGGACGCCGAGGGCAAGGCCGAGGAAAAGGAGGGCGAGAAGGACGCGGCGGCCGCCAAGGAGGAGGCCCCGAAGGCAGAGCCCGAGAAGACGGACGGCGCGGCAGAGGCCAAGGCTGAGCCCCCGAAGGCGCCCGAGCAGGAGCAGGCGGCCCCCGGCCCCGCTGCGGGCGGCGAGGCCCCCAAAGCTGCCGAGGCCGCCGCGGCCCCGGCCGAGAGCGCGGCCCCTGCCGCCGGGGAGGAGCCCAGCAAGGAGGAAGGGGAACCCAAAAAGACTGAGGCGCCCGCAGCTCCTGCCGCCCAGGAGACCAAAAGTGACGGGGCCCCAGCTTCAGACTCAAAACCCGGCAGCTCGGAGGCTGCCCCCTCTTCCAAGGAGACCCCCGCAGCCACGGAAGCGCCTAGTTCCACACCCAAGGCCCAGGCCCCCGCAGCCTCCGCAGAAGAGCCCAAGCCGGTGGAGGCCCCGGCAGCTAATTCCGATCAAACCGTAGCCGTGAAAGAGTGA